From a single Saimiri boliviensis isolate mSaiBol1 chromosome 7, mSaiBol1.pri, whole genome shotgun sequence genomic region:
- the LOC141585154 gene encoding uncharacterized protein LOC141585154 isoform X2: MPARWLLQPPIPGRGLVPRTALRPLPPARLARRWRGVSGAQLPGRGGEGHPGVPSCAHPHAPIPIVLPRVGLGRGTSGGPLPEGPGSLAGAEPGTPTPTFQGEKCRSFSASSRLFSTRDNSSGAGRDAVHPPQARFQSPASCAPARSFSHPPGAASRRPSLRRRNPRGQGAPSPKPGEGTTASYSPCPDEVSLCHPGWNAMVHCNLHLPSSSDSPASASRVAGITGPHHYIQRLQ; the protein is encoded by the exons ATGCCCGCTCGCTGGCTCCTCCAGCCCCCAATCCCGGGACGCGGGCTGGTTCCCCGCACAGCCCTGCGCCCTCTGCCCCCAGCCCGCCTCGCGCGCAGGTGGAGAGGGGTTAGCGGCGCGCAGCTGCCCGGGAGAGGCGGGGAAGGGCACCCCGGGGTGCCCAGCTGTGCTCACCCCCACGCCCCCATCCCCATTGTTCTCCCCcgagtggggctggggaggggcacaTCTGGCGGACCCCTCCCGGAGGGACCAGGCAGTTTAGCAGGTGCGGAGCCTGGAACCCCCACACCCACCTTCCAGGGAGAGAAGTGCCGCAGCTTCTCTGCAAGTTCCCGGCTTTTCAGCACCCGGGACAACAGCAGCGGCGCCGGGAGAGACGCTGTCCACCCGCCCCAAGCTCGCTTCCAGTCGCCGGCTTCGTGCGCTCCTGCCCGGTCTTTCTCTCACCCGCCCGGCGCTGCCTCCCGCAGACCCAGCCTCCGGCGGAGGAACCCGCGGGGACAGGGAGCACCTTCCCCAAAGCCAGGAGAAGGGACAACGGCATCCTACTCTCCCTGCCCGG atgaagtctcactctgccacccaggctggaatgcaatggttcactgcaacctccacctcccgagttcaagtgattctcctgcctcggcctccagagtagctgggattacaggcccacaccactacatccag aggttgcagtga
- the LOC141585154 gene encoding uncharacterized protein LOC141585154 isoform X1 — protein MPARWLLQPPIPGRGLVPRTALRPLPPARLARRWRGVSGAQLPGRGGEGHPGVPSCAHPHAPIPIVLPRVGLGRGTSGGPLPEGPGSLAGAEPGTPTPTFQGEKCRSFSASSRLFSTRDNSSGAGRDAVHPPQARFQSPASCAPARSFSHPPGAASRRPSLRRRNPRGQGAPSPKPGEGTTASYSPCPDEVSLCHPGWNAMVHCNLHLPSSSDSPASASRVAGITGPHHYIQMKQPSVIFLASL, from the exons ATGCCCGCTCGCTGGCTCCTCCAGCCCCCAATCCCGGGACGCGGGCTGGTTCCCCGCACAGCCCTGCGCCCTCTGCCCCCAGCCCGCCTCGCGCGCAGGTGGAGAGGGGTTAGCGGCGCGCAGCTGCCCGGGAGAGGCGGGGAAGGGCACCCCGGGGTGCCCAGCTGTGCTCACCCCCACGCCCCCATCCCCATTGTTCTCCCCcgagtggggctggggaggggcacaTCTGGCGGACCCCTCCCGGAGGGACCAGGCAGTTTAGCAGGTGCGGAGCCTGGAACCCCCACACCCACCTTCCAGGGAGAGAAGTGCCGCAGCTTCTCTGCAAGTTCCCGGCTTTTCAGCACCCGGGACAACAGCAGCGGCGCCGGGAGAGACGCTGTCCACCCGCCCCAAGCTCGCTTCCAGTCGCCGGCTTCGTGCGCTCCTGCCCGGTCTTTCTCTCACCCGCCCGGCGCTGCCTCCCGCAGACCCAGCCTCCGGCGGAGGAACCCGCGGGGACAGGGAGCACCTTCCCCAAAGCCAGGAGAAGGGACAACGGCATCCTACTCTCCCTGCCCGG atgaagtctcactctgccacccaggctggaatgcaatggttcactgcaacctccacctcccgagttcaagtgattctcctgcctcggcctccagagtagctgggattacaggcccacaccactacatccag aTGAAACAGCCATCTGTGATCTTCCTGGCCAGTTTGTAA